A window from Micromonospora profundi encodes these proteins:
- a CDS encoding ATP-binding response regulator, with product MRYLEDTAGMSRPALVSLPDPALGADDVPLSDSLVAELGKQGWRVGDDPLRLRWLRLAACHSTFLYEVGRVPISPAALAVLGKVGSTHLALAVADLVVERTRPDKVSKQNQLIAHMPGRVARRVADNLTVVDSMNLGKGEEPNRRSTSRLAEDVNHQVLGVVVLLGGYATVKRLVAEVYEQALQQVLMDGVNWWAELTRSVPVQQLSVQDHPTGPDHQRTFIWEIVDDRGRRGRGESAKRAGAKDLAVQDYLRNAGLYREVVTRLGGRSVSRLTEAPLHYPPGQGPPNRTVAELATTLQITQDRRAYLQQALTHKSWAYENQSLVRQARQNDYELLANHGSYAIRAVSAAEFTRDLLSRTLKPEAEEAAIHSLPERCYVDMFDRLVPESAVLRGQGEADCKPRMKADVFQAIVSVAWQFGEAGLPATLRGWILRETLAQGLDELSRLERLCATFGGEASSTSTSAGPAHDSRSTATLTVRIGELELVRTGPPTRGKKESTRLAAERLYQLFTLGPEFRAAVGTTAEREESMLLLQCLARRLPVLRGRDLRRCIEDGVLGLGLLATSGDEPDDFLAWAEEVDSLTGPLDDDLFDHLVTAYGNAVKARPRPKLEQALRDLATWVRAIDPEGSVVVRKAPHWHLLLAVAGALRAGAAREQKAVDELANSWPVSGPDSTSLLFAVDAAAIGELLREMPAQSAKTVRFRRLPGGVRVECTSTATGTADRVRTLIDLLAEMAPELGVSAGAGTQTLSAPYSPDPADRSFTAAGRLAFHGPQDQNGFEILANVLHRLKNELIGMEDVAQKAALARDRVTRLHRLADAARHHEAAVRLADHLDHTNRALADADEEAVQFGRWIDEYCAAKVLEIKEMENIRLIAPAESGHCEVTLSPSLLRGVLDNLIKNAVEAMPNGGRIIVDWYTEPGHLFLVVHDDGPGLSDEIRERFWRDETVTSTKVHGSGMGLWLVRMDLRRLGATISDDPGADGQRWIIDLPCEDVTDSDAPDRKPTPTPVPLVGAGPRRKVRVLLVDDQENVARTMAGHLEPIAAQIEIAHDGESALTRLGTGHYDVVISDLQMPPDTWGGLWLLRRIREEGHRVPVVVLSGEGGFDQARVAINAGAVKYVTKADAAEELVVIVEEVLADLSRKSRRDLQDLPLPVALGLQRYESETVANLRLRAGHAAVEDTLRFIGAVGLGELLNDDPEARVPRPVLAPHMMLGKWVDLLKALGTRLTQDSYAGQVIRSLDLDALAVVKTGRNVVSHRSERPNKEVTRMLDEVDPLLEQFAAALRHIPGRTVMIADALRLNSKRYVVSTFRMTGTGPVLPSAKLTSSTSPEENSVGLYRAGVDSWIPIGPWMTARPGKGRGEWQVSVIDGVTPGSRGRPTKLAYQPFGDGEKWETEADEDTDQLIRRSTAR from the coding sequence TTGCGCTACCTGGAGGACACCGCCGGCATGTCCCGACCCGCCCTCGTCTCTCTTCCCGACCCGGCCCTGGGGGCGGATGATGTGCCGCTCAGTGACTCGTTAGTCGCCGAACTCGGCAAGCAGGGTTGGCGGGTCGGCGACGACCCGCTGCGGTTGCGCTGGTTGCGGCTCGCGGCGTGTCACTCAACGTTCTTGTACGAAGTTGGCCGGGTGCCGATCTCACCCGCCGCGCTGGCGGTACTGGGCAAGGTGGGCTCCACCCATCTGGCGCTCGCGGTGGCCGACCTGGTCGTGGAGCGCACCCGTCCAGACAAGGTCAGCAAACAGAATCAGCTCATAGCGCACATGCCCGGACGCGTCGCCCGGCGTGTCGCCGACAACCTGACCGTCGTCGATTCAATGAACCTGGGCAAGGGTGAGGAGCCGAACCGGCGGAGTACGTCGCGCCTGGCTGAGGACGTCAACCACCAGGTCCTTGGTGTGGTGGTGCTCCTCGGCGGTTACGCCACCGTCAAGCGGCTGGTGGCAGAGGTCTACGAGCAGGCACTTCAGCAGGTGCTCATGGACGGCGTCAATTGGTGGGCTGAACTGACTCGCTCCGTCCCGGTTCAGCAGCTCAGTGTCCAGGACCATCCAACGGGCCCGGATCATCAGCGGACCTTCATCTGGGAGATCGTTGACGACCGGGGACGGCGGGGTCGCGGTGAGTCCGCGAAGCGAGCCGGCGCGAAGGATCTGGCAGTCCAGGACTACCTACGCAACGCTGGCCTCTACCGTGAGGTCGTTACGCGCCTCGGCGGACGCTCGGTCTCGCGGCTCACGGAGGCGCCCCTTCACTACCCACCGGGGCAGGGCCCACCAAACCGCACAGTCGCCGAACTCGCTACCACGCTCCAGATCACTCAGGATCGCCGGGCTTATTTGCAGCAAGCTCTCACCCACAAGTCATGGGCTTACGAGAACCAGTCGTTGGTCCGCCAGGCCAGACAGAACGACTACGAACTACTGGCCAACCACGGGTCGTACGCCATCAGGGCGGTGTCGGCGGCGGAGTTCACCCGCGACCTGCTCTCCCGCACGCTCAAACCCGAAGCCGAGGAGGCGGCGATCCATTCGCTGCCAGAGCGCTGTTACGTCGACATGTTCGACAGGCTCGTGCCGGAATCGGCCGTGCTCCGCGGTCAGGGTGAGGCCGACTGCAAGCCCCGCATGAAGGCTGATGTCTTCCAAGCGATCGTCTCGGTCGCGTGGCAGTTCGGCGAAGCCGGCCTGCCGGCGACGCTGCGAGGCTGGATACTTCGGGAGACCCTTGCGCAGGGGCTCGACGAGTTGAGCCGGCTGGAGCGCCTTTGTGCGACCTTCGGTGGCGAGGCATCCTCTACCTCTACCTCCGCCGGGCCTGCGCACGATTCCCGTTCCACGGCCACCCTTACCGTCCGTATCGGCGAGCTTGAACTCGTGCGGACCGGCCCTCCAACGCGGGGGAAGAAGGAGAGCACCCGACTGGCCGCAGAGCGGTTGTACCAACTCTTCACCCTGGGACCGGAATTCCGGGCCGCCGTCGGGACAACCGCAGAGCGGGAAGAGAGCATGCTGCTCCTGCAGTGCCTGGCTCGGCGTCTGCCGGTACTGCGCGGCCGCGATCTCCGGCGTTGTATCGAGGACGGGGTTCTAGGGCTGGGTCTGCTGGCCACCTCGGGTGACGAGCCCGACGACTTCCTCGCGTGGGCGGAGGAGGTTGACTCGCTGACCGGCCCGCTGGACGACGACCTCTTCGACCATCTGGTGACCGCCTACGGCAACGCTGTGAAGGCACGGCCGCGGCCGAAGCTGGAGCAGGCGTTGAGGGATCTGGCGACCTGGGTGCGGGCTATCGACCCGGAAGGCAGCGTCGTAGTTCGGAAGGCACCCCACTGGCACCTCCTTTTGGCGGTAGCCGGCGCATTACGGGCCGGCGCCGCCAGAGAACAGAAGGCGGTAGACGAGCTCGCCAACTCCTGGCCGGTCTCAGGCCCCGATTCGACGTCACTCCTCTTCGCCGTCGACGCCGCCGCCATCGGTGAATTGCTCCGGGAAATGCCTGCCCAGTCCGCCAAAACGGTCCGCTTCCGACGGCTTCCCGGCGGGGTCCGGGTTGAATGCACCAGCACGGCCACGGGCACGGCCGACCGCGTCCGCACCCTGATCGACCTGCTCGCGGAGATGGCGCCGGAGCTTGGAGTCTCCGCCGGAGCGGGCACGCAGACACTGAGCGCCCCCTACTCCCCCGACCCTGCCGACCGATCCTTCACGGCGGCCGGCCGGCTCGCATTTCACGGCCCCCAGGACCAGAACGGCTTCGAGATCTTGGCGAACGTGCTGCACCGGCTCAAGAACGAGTTGATCGGCATGGAAGACGTCGCGCAGAAGGCGGCGCTGGCCCGCGACCGGGTGACGCGCTTACACCGGCTCGCCGATGCCGCCCGGCACCACGAGGCCGCAGTCCGCCTGGCCGACCATCTGGACCACACCAACCGCGCGCTGGCGGATGCCGACGAAGAGGCGGTCCAGTTCGGCCGCTGGATCGATGAGTACTGCGCCGCCAAGGTCCTGGAAATCAAAGAGATGGAGAACATACGCCTGATCGCGCCCGCCGAGTCCGGCCATTGTGAGGTCACCCTCTCGCCGTCGCTGCTGCGGGGAGTTCTGGACAACCTCATCAAGAACGCTGTCGAGGCGATGCCGAACGGCGGCCGGATCATCGTCGACTGGTACACCGAGCCAGGCCATCTGTTCCTCGTCGTGCACGACGACGGCCCTGGGCTGTCCGACGAGATTCGCGAGAGGTTCTGGCGGGACGAGACTGTGACGAGCACCAAGGTGCATGGCTCGGGCATGGGGTTGTGGCTGGTACGCATGGACCTACGCCGGCTGGGCGCAACGATCTCCGATGACCCCGGGGCGGACGGCCAGCGCTGGATCATCGACCTGCCATGCGAGGACGTGACAGATTCCGACGCGCCCGACCGCAAGCCCACCCCGACCCCAGTGCCACTGGTGGGGGCGGGTCCCCGACGCAAAGTCCGGGTGTTGCTCGTGGACGACCAAGAGAACGTCGCCCGTACGATGGCCGGACACCTCGAGCCGATTGCCGCCCAGATCGAGATCGCTCACGACGGCGAGAGCGCACTGACCAGGCTTGGTACCGGACATTACGACGTCGTGATTTCCGACCTACAGATGCCGCCCGATACCTGGGGTGGGTTATGGCTGCTAAGGCGCATCCGGGAGGAGGGTCACCGGGTGCCGGTGGTAGTGCTTTCCGGCGAGGGAGGCTTTGACCAGGCGAGAGTGGCTATCAACGCGGGCGCCGTCAAGTACGTGACCAAGGCGGACGCCGCCGAGGAACTGGTCGTCATTGTCGAGGAGGTTCTGGCTGATCTAAGCCGGAAAAGCCGCCGTGATCTGCAGGATTTACCACTGCCGGTGGCGCTCGGTTTGCAGCGCTACGAGTCGGAGACGGTGGCCAACCTGCGACTACGCGCCGGCCATGCGGCCGTGGAAGACACCCTCCGGTTCATCGGCGCGGTCGGGCTCGGCGAGCTTCTAAACGACGACCCAGAGGCGCGGGTGCCTCGGCCGGTGCTGGCGCCACACATGATGCTGGGTAAGTGGGTTGATCTGCTGAAGGCGCTCGGCACGCGGCTAACGCAGGACTCGTATGCGGGACAGGTCATCCGCAGTCTCGACCTGGACGCGCTCGCCGTCGTGAAGACCGGCCGCAACGTGGTCAGCCACCGCTCTGAGCGCCCCAACAAAGAGGTGACCCGCATGCTCGACGAGGTCGACCCGCTGTTGGAGCAATTCGCCGCAGCCCTGCGTCACATCCCGGGCCGCACCGTGATGATCGCCGATGCCCTGCGACTCAATTCAAAACGATATGTGGTTTCCACGTTCCGGATGACCGGCACTGGTCCGGTTCTGCCAAGTGCCAAGTTGACCAGCAGCACTTCCCCCGAGGAGAACTCGGTCGGCCTATACCGGGCTGGCGTGGACTCCTGGATCCCGATCGGCCCGTGGATGACGGCCCGACCCGGCAAGGGCCGGGGCGAGTGGCAGGTCTCGGTCATCGACGGTGTCACCCCGGGGTCCCGGGGCCGGCCTACGAAGCTGGCCTACCAACCCTTCGGTGACGGCGAGAAATGGGAGACGGAAGCTGACGAGGACACCGACCAACTGATCCGTCGGTCGACGGCCCGATAG
- a CDS encoding DEAD/DEAH box helicase — MILDPLATSDAIVSTYRRYLRSLVEPKDPRLATALETAIGDAINQEITKGPLLEATPPYVTSATPRQLIDAGVLDPGIASLGAGLAMDRPLYQHQERAIRKATAGRNIVVATGTGSGKTESFLIPILSRLMAERAAGTLGPGVRALLLYPMNALANDQMKRLRGLLAEAPDITFGRYTGETRRSRREAAEVFEQQNPGEQPLPNELLSREEMQQRPPHLLLTNYAMLEYLLLRPLDMDLFEGEHAGHWQFIVVDEAHVYDGARGAELAMLLRRLADRVDSGRPVQCIATSATVGSDMSAVVDFAASLFPVPFEYDPADDARQDVITADRVQLPPGPEWGPLPATAYEKLLNAPEPAGAVVALAREHGYTGDDPAEALAYEQRVRRLKALLAHGPIPLHEVAQALFPGSGASETASMVALANSVHDKDGTPVLSARYHLFARATEGAFACLGANGPHVSLTRHERCGRCGDAAFEFGTCRRCGTVYLMGTLERVGTFTVFRSRRSRDEQQVWMALVDEVATDEDEEMFSGAAQAAGELGALCTRCGVFQIGKATNCPRCPDGAMRAVRFLRQRSDELTACLSCGGRGAGLIRLFASGNEASASVLATALYQKLPVASDPIQRGLRGGGRKLLLFSDSRQSAAYFAPYLEDSYERVQRRRLLHEGAVAAAAADDEVRLTDVVYHTSRVADRYGIFERKQSRQARERQVALWAQIEAVGVDERNSLEGRGLIAWDMSRDPAWLPPQPLLALGLSDEEVWALLAELIRSIRLQGAVGALDGVDPRDEAFQPRLGPIYVRGTGSDARRKVLSWLPTRGTNRRADFVTRVLARLDRQADPIQVLEGVWRLLTKGPQAEWLIAGTEPGIGQVHQLDSALITCTPTAGGLSMWQCSRCRKLTPFNVRATCPTIACTGDLESWTSPAADIDPDHYRNVYRDMNPVPLRVLEHTAQWTSERAAEIQQQFVRGEVNALSCSTTFELGVDVGELQAVMLRNMPPTTANYVQRAGRAGRRTDSAALVLTYAQRRSHDLSRFAEPDRMIAGEVRAPYVPLTNVRIDRRHAHSVALAAFFRQQFRFHGTIWRTAGEFFLPGDNGIAPVTLVRDFLTPVPPQVTDSLRQVLPAEVRDIIGVDSEEWVEHLVDLLESVRAELQQDVDTYEQKRQEAFAARQDDKAARYGRVMNTITRRELLGLLANRNVLPKYGFPVDTVELRLAFADAPIAKQLELSRDLSSAIYEYAPGAEVVAGGLVWQSAGLYRLPGRDLERRYYAVCDGCGHYRDSIDRLDQECPACGSALVGVPRQYAIPVFGFVAARGTGRRPTSAPRRAWHGATHVVSPGAELYADKLDLAGGAITIRAGARGELVAISDGAMGRGFLVCATCGFANRAIDGRVDHQSPLSGRECRGRMENLSLAHKYQTDVLDLSFDGAVVIGVEDNAWRSVAYALVEGAVRALEISRDDIDATVYRTEAGRSVIMLYDTVPGGAGHVRRIAERLRDVLDQALQRVRDCECGPETSCYRCLRVFRNERYHEQLRRGVAADVLSRLLGKHDQAPVGALRVSLSDVGPALGATRRFLVTEAPGEVFEPVTSGQLDLYEGRVVLARRDGDAAVGRLWLRRDADGVVGAGLQPIAGAPLDNGADDLMLLGVAVW, encoded by the coding sequence ATGATCCTCGACCCCCTCGCCACCAGCGACGCGATCGTCTCCACCTACCGGCGCTATCTACGTTCCCTCGTGGAGCCGAAGGATCCCCGGCTCGCGACCGCGCTCGAAACTGCGATCGGCGACGCGATCAACCAGGAAATCACCAAGGGACCACTGCTCGAGGCGACCCCGCCCTACGTCACCAGCGCCACACCCCGTCAGCTCATCGACGCGGGCGTGCTCGACCCCGGCATCGCCAGCCTGGGCGCCGGGCTGGCCATGGACCGTCCGCTCTACCAACACCAGGAGCGGGCGATCCGGAAGGCAACCGCAGGGCGCAACATCGTCGTCGCCACCGGCACCGGATCCGGCAAGACCGAGAGCTTCCTCATCCCCATCCTGAGCCGACTGATGGCCGAACGGGCGGCGGGCACCCTCGGACCCGGCGTGCGGGCGCTGCTGCTGTACCCGATGAACGCGCTGGCCAACGATCAGATGAAGCGGCTGCGGGGCCTGCTGGCCGAGGCACCGGACATCACCTTCGGCCGGTACACGGGCGAGACCCGCCGCAGTCGCCGGGAGGCCGCGGAGGTCTTCGAGCAGCAGAACCCTGGCGAGCAGCCGCTGCCCAACGAACTGCTCAGCCGGGAGGAGATGCAGCAGCGACCGCCGCACCTCCTGCTGACCAACTACGCCATGCTCGAATACCTGCTGCTGCGGCCCTTGGACATGGACCTCTTCGAGGGTGAGCACGCCGGGCACTGGCAGTTCATTGTCGTCGACGAGGCGCACGTCTACGACGGGGCTCGCGGGGCCGAACTGGCGATGCTGCTGCGCCGACTCGCCGACCGGGTGGATTCGGGCCGGCCGGTGCAGTGCATCGCGACGAGCGCAACCGTCGGTAGCGACATGTCCGCCGTGGTCGACTTCGCTGCCTCCCTCTTCCCCGTCCCCTTCGAGTACGACCCCGCCGATGACGCGAGGCAGGACGTCATCACCGCCGACAGGGTCCAGCTGCCACCCGGGCCCGAGTGGGGACCCCTGCCCGCCACGGCGTACGAGAAGCTGCTCAACGCGCCGGAACCCGCTGGCGCCGTCGTGGCCCTCGCCCGCGAGCACGGGTACACCGGGGACGACCCCGCCGAGGCGCTGGCGTACGAGCAGCGCGTTCGCCGGCTCAAGGCGCTACTCGCCCACGGGCCGATACCGCTGCACGAGGTCGCCCAGGCACTGTTCCCCGGTAGCGGCGCGTCCGAGACCGCGTCGATGGTCGCCCTGGCCAACAGCGTGCACGACAAGGACGGCACCCCGGTGCTCTCCGCCCGCTACCACCTCTTCGCCCGCGCGACGGAAGGAGCTTTCGCCTGCCTCGGAGCCAACGGCCCGCACGTCAGTCTGACCCGGCACGAGCGCTGCGGACGGTGCGGCGACGCCGCCTTCGAATTCGGCACCTGCCGCCGCTGCGGCACCGTCTACCTCATGGGCACGCTGGAGCGGGTCGGCACCTTCACCGTGTTCCGGTCCCGCCGCTCCCGCGACGAGCAGCAGGTGTGGATGGCGCTGGTCGACGAAGTGGCAACCGACGAGGACGAGGAGATGTTCAGCGGCGCTGCCCAAGCGGCCGGCGAACTGGGCGCGCTGTGCACCCGGTGCGGGGTGTTCCAGATCGGTAAGGCGACCAACTGCCCGCGCTGCCCAGACGGCGCCATGCGGGCCGTACGTTTCCTACGGCAGCGCAGCGACGAGCTCACGGCATGCCTCTCGTGCGGCGGGCGCGGAGCCGGCCTGATCCGGCTCTTCGCCAGCGGCAACGAAGCCTCCGCCTCGGTCCTGGCGACCGCCCTCTATCAGAAGCTGCCCGTGGCCTCCGACCCCATCCAGCGAGGCCTACGAGGCGGCGGACGCAAGCTGCTGCTGTTCAGCGACAGCCGGCAGTCTGCGGCGTACTTCGCGCCGTACCTCGAAGACTCCTACGAACGGGTGCAGCGCCGGCGACTGCTCCACGAGGGTGCCGTCGCCGCTGCCGCCGCCGACGACGAGGTCCGCCTCACCGACGTCGTTTACCACACCTCCCGAGTAGCCGACCGGTACGGCATCTTCGAACGGAAGCAGAGCCGACAGGCCCGGGAGAGGCAAGTCGCCCTCTGGGCACAGATCGAGGCCGTCGGCGTCGACGAACGCAACTCCCTGGAAGGCAGAGGACTCATCGCCTGGGACATGTCCCGCGACCCCGCCTGGCTACCGCCCCAGCCGCTGCTCGCCCTCGGCCTCAGCGACGAGGAGGTCTGGGCGTTGCTCGCCGAGTTGATCCGATCGATTCGGCTCCAGGGCGCCGTCGGTGCCCTCGACGGCGTGGACCCCCGCGACGAGGCGTTCCAGCCGCGGCTCGGCCCGATCTACGTACGCGGCACCGGCTCCGACGCACGCCGCAAGGTGCTCAGCTGGCTGCCGACCAGGGGGACCAACCGGCGGGCCGACTTCGTGACCCGCGTGCTGGCTCGGCTCGACCGGCAGGCGGACCCGATCCAGGTGCTGGAGGGTGTGTGGCGCCTGCTGACCAAGGGGCCACAGGCCGAGTGGCTGATCGCCGGCACCGAGCCCGGCATCGGACAGGTCCACCAGCTCGACTCCGCCCTGATCACCTGCACGCCTACGGCCGGCGGCCTGAGCATGTGGCAGTGCAGCAGGTGCCGCAAGCTCACCCCGTTCAACGTGCGCGCCACCTGCCCCACCATCGCCTGCACCGGTGACCTCGAATCCTGGACGTCCCCTGCGGCGGACATCGACCCGGACCACTACCGCAATGTCTACCGCGACATGAACCCGGTGCCGCTACGCGTACTCGAACACACCGCCCAGTGGACCAGCGAACGAGCCGCCGAAATCCAGCAGCAGTTCGTCCGCGGCGAAGTCAACGCTCTCTCCTGCTCCACCACGTTCGAACTCGGCGTCGACGTCGGTGAGCTGCAAGCCGTCATGCTGCGCAACATGCCTCCGACCACCGCGAACTACGTCCAGCGAGCCGGTCGGGCCGGCCGCCGAACCGATTCAGCCGCGCTCGTGCTCACCTATGCCCAGCGCCGCTCGCATGACCTCTCCCGTTTCGCCGAGCCCGACCGGATGATCGCCGGGGAGGTCCGGGCGCCGTACGTGCCCCTGACCAACGTGCGCATCGATCGGCGGCATGCCCACTCCGTCGCGCTCGCTGCGTTCTTCCGGCAGCAATTTCGGTTTCACGGCACCATCTGGCGTACGGCAGGGGAGTTCTTCCTGCCAGGTGACAACGGGATCGCCCCGGTCACGTTGGTCCGCGACTTCCTTACACCGGTGCCGCCGCAGGTCACCGACTCGCTGCGGCAAGTGCTGCCGGCCGAGGTGCGCGACATCATCGGCGTCGACTCCGAAGAATGGGTCGAGCACCTGGTTGACCTGCTGGAGTCGGTCCGGGCCGAGCTGCAGCAGGATGTCGACACGTACGAGCAGAAGCGGCAGGAGGCCTTCGCTGCCCGGCAGGACGACAAGGCCGCGCGGTACGGCCGCGTGATGAACACGATCACTCGCCGCGAACTGCTCGGGTTGCTCGCCAACCGAAACGTCCTGCCAAAGTACGGATTTCCCGTCGACACCGTCGAGCTGCGGCTGGCCTTCGCGGACGCCCCCATCGCCAAGCAACTAGAGCTTTCCCGAGACCTCTCGTCGGCCATCTACGAGTACGCACCCGGTGCGGAGGTCGTCGCCGGGGGATTGGTCTGGCAGTCGGCCGGCCTGTACCGGCTGCCCGGGCGCGACCTTGAGCGACGCTACTACGCGGTGTGCGACGGATGCGGCCACTACCGCGACTCGATCGACCGCCTCGACCAGGAGTGCCCGGCCTGCGGCTCGGCCCTCGTCGGCGTACCCCGTCAGTACGCCATTCCCGTCTTCGGGTTCGTCGCGGCACGCGGTACCGGCCGGCGACCCACCAGTGCGCCGCGACGGGCCTGGCACGGCGCAACCCACGTCGTTTCGCCCGGCGCCGAGCTCTACGCGGACAAGTTGGACCTCGCCGGAGGCGCGATCACCATCCGGGCCGGTGCCCGGGGCGAGCTGGTGGCAATCAGCGACGGCGCGATGGGACGCGGCTTCCTCGTCTGCGCGACCTGTGGCTTCGCCAACCGGGCTATCGACGGTCGGGTTGACCACCAGAGTCCACTCAGCGGCCGCGAGTGCCGTGGCCGCATGGAGAACCTGTCGCTGGCCCACAAATATCAGACGGACGTCCTCGACCTGAGCTTCGACGGTGCGGTCGTGATCGGAGTCGAGGACAACGCCTGGCGATCGGTCGCGTACGCGCTAGTCGAGGGTGCAGTGCGCGCGCTCGAGATCTCCCGCGACGACATCGACGCGACGGTCTACCGAACCGAAGCTGGCCGCAGCGTGATCATGCTCTACGACACCGTGCCCGGAGGAGCCGGCCACGTCCGGCGCATCGCTGAGCGACTGCGGGACGTACTCGACCAGGCCCTGCAGCGGGTCCGCGACTGTGAATGCGGCCCGGAGACCAGCTGCTACCGCTGCCTGCGGGTGTTCCGCAACGAGCGCTACCACGAGCAGCTACGTCGCGGCGTGGCCGCGGACGTGCTCAGCCGTCTCCTCGGCAAGCACGACCAGGCGCCCGTCGGAGCGCTGCGGGTATCGCTCTCGGACGTCGGGCCCGCGCTTGGCGCGACTCGCCGATTCCTGGTGACGGAGGCGCCCGGCGAGGTCTTCGAGCCGGTCACCTCCGGGCAACTCGACCTGTACGAAGGCCGTGTCGTCCTCGCCCGCCGTGATGGCGACGCCGCGGTGGGGCGGCTCTGGCTCCGACGCGATGCCGACGGTGTGGTCGGGGCGGGCCTGCAGCCGATAGCCGGAGCGCCGTTGGATAATGGTGCAGACGATCTCATGTTGCTCGGCGTTGCTGTCTGGTGA